CCATACCCCACAATACACGCCACTTCACTTTaccttctcttctcttcttcccACCTTCTCACTCTCTCATTTTGCCACCAAAAAACCACTATCATTGTTTCTCTCAATCTTCACCAGAGACCAAAATGGAATATCCCAATTCCATCTATGGTCTCTTCTTCATCCTTTTCCTAATCCCAATCCATTCCGCATTCACTCACAATTCAACCTCAACCGTTCAGATCAACTCCAACTCCATCCTCGTTGCGCTTCTGGATTCTCATTACACCGAACTCGCGGAACTCGTTGAGAAAGCTCTTCTCCTTCAGAAACTTGAAGAAGCTGTTGGTAATCACAACATCACAATCTTCGCTCCAAGAAATCAAGCTCTTGAACGTGACCTAGATCCTGAATTCAAAAGATTTCTTCTCGAACCACGGAATCTGAAGTCTCTTCAAATGCTTTTGATGTCTCACATTCTTCCTTCAAGAATCGCTTCTCATCACTGGCCGGAAAATAGTCTCCGTCATCAGACACTCTCCAACCACCGTCTCCATTTAACAACAAACCCTTCCGGTAAGAAATCTGTTGATTCCGCTGAGATCCTCCGCGCCGACGATGTTCTCCGTCCCGACGGTGTCATCCACGGTATCGAACGTCTCATTGTACCTCGCTCCGTACAGGAAGATTTCAACCGGAGAAGAAATCTTCGTGATATATCAGCGATTCTCCCGGAAGGAGCACCGGAGGTAGATCCAAGAACAAACCGGCTAAAAAAACCAGCACCAGTCCCTGCCGGAGCTCCACCGGTGTTACCAATCTACGATGCTTTAGCACCAGGTCCTTCTCTAGCTCCGGCACCGGCACCAGGACCGGGAGGACCACGTCATCACTTTAACGGAGAACGTCAAGTGAAGGATTTCATTCAAACTCTTCTTCATTACGGTGGTTACAATGAAATGGCGGATATTCTTGTAAACCTAACGTCGCTTGCAACGGAAATGGGTCGTTTAGTTTCTGAAGGTTATGTTCTAACCGTTTTGGCTCCAAATGACGAAGCAATGGCGAAGTTAACGACCGATCAATTGAGTGAACCAGGTGCACCGGAACAGATCATATATTATCATATAATTCCAGAGTATCAAACGGAGGAGAGTATGTATAACGCTGTTAGGAGATTTGGGAAAATTAGTTACGATACACTCCGTTTGCCTCATAAGGTTGTTGCTCAGGAATCTGACGGTTCCGTTAAATTTGGTCACGGTGATTCTTCTGCTTATTTGTTTGATCCTGATATTTACACCGACGGGAGAATTTCCGTTCAGGGTATTGACGGTGTTCTTTTACCACCGGaggaagagaatgaagatgaatCAGCCTCAATTAGCCGTGCAAAAATTCCACTTGTTAAAGTTGCTACTAAACCAAGGAGAGgtaattttctttcttaatttttctttaattattttattactatATTAATCTAATTGTTAATTGATTGATGATTTTTACACTTTATTATAGGTATAGATGAGGTTAATAATGAGTTATTTTGCTTTGTTTCACCTTTTACAAAGGGGTTTTTGGTACCTTTTTTGGGGTTTTTTGTTGGTTTGGCTTTACTCTTGTTTGGGCTAATTATGCTAATTTTGGGTgggttgaaacttgaaacaTGAAAGCTCATGTTGATGAACTAtaaattttatgctaatttaaTCGAAGTTACAAATAACACTGAAATTCACATACATTATAAGATTTTGAATTCGAAAATGTTCAACTTAATAATATTGACATTTTCAGAGTTGAACTAGGGTTTACGAATAATTTATGCTCATTAATAAACCTTTAATTTCTTATGGCGATGAACTTGCCAACTATTTAGAGATATTGAAAAAATGGTTGTTTTTCTCTAGtgaatttcatttatttttgtctGAATATTTTTGTCCTAATGTTCTTTGCCTCAAGTACCAAACAACTAGTCCATGtgactaattaattaataattaaaatacataaaaagaaTTCAATGTGCCAAGCTGTGAACAACCTCGGTGCTGAAACGGTTTGTCTGGATCTGAGACTaaccattattttatttttcatactataatttatttatttacactGTATATTATTTAGTCAACTATAGCatattatgttttattattactttgatttttacaatttaattaattgatacGCATTTAGGAAAgatataaaattcatttttttgcaAGTTTCAACTAACCTTCATTATATAACatgtcttatttttttcttcttgtataCATGTGAAATATGCAATAGAATTGCTGTGTGTGGTATTAGTTGACTTAACATTTTCATTTTACCTAAATGCATGTGGCAGGGAAGTTGCTGGAACTCGCATGTAGCATGGTTGGAGTCTGCTCATGAATGAAATCGCTTTCTCAACTAAtcgcttaaaaatagaaaaaaaaaattataataaaaaaaagagtgaaTTTATATGTAAACTTGATGAATGGTAAGTTTACCTACTAATAATACTATTCCATTGTCTGCATTTGTTTGGATGAGAGTTTAATCTAATCTGATGATAATTTTTTCACCTGGGATTATGCAGTTGTAGAGTTATTAATCATTTTCAATACAAAGGGGAGCGATTGAGTTGCAAGATTTCGGTGGGAACTCACACAGAAGATAACAAATTTTCTGTCATTTTGTTTCATACTGTAAttacatatcatttttttattaaatttttatattttatgttgatTCACTGTCTCTGTATGCATAAATAACACCTTCAAATACGACACTATCCTCTCTCGgttgcattatattttttcccCTGTTTGTATGtgaatcaaaaaaatattattatcccTTCAAGTTCCAACTCATTTTCGTCGGTAAATCTATTTTTAAAACCAACTATGAAATGGACATTTGACCAGAAGAGATTGAAAAGAACACCATATTCTtgaatttcttttataatttttttgctgAGTAACACTTTGCTAATTCTATTAAATGACATGCATTTGTTCTTTATAACTGGGTCCagaatgatattttattttataaaagtaaaaaaattcagaaaGGGAATATTAGCAGAGTTCTtcataaaaattaatgaaaatggACCACTTAGCAgaaaatctataaaaaatagCAATGGAAATGGACCTCTCAACAAAAggtttataaaaaacaaaaagaagtagacttaatatttgttttgcttcacttgttatttttctttctctgtAAACCTGTTGTTGAGGGGTTATTTCATGGATAGGTAAATTAATGGTGGCAGATGAATGTtgaaaggaagaagaagaagtggtTGGGGGATTCATTATTTGTGGAATAAGACAGAGTAGCTAATTGTATTTGCTTAGAGAGGGTCCTCCAAATGTGTCGGTTATTATATAATACTTAATAAAAGACTCTTTGTGTAATGTCACGTTTGTGCTTTTGTAGGAAACACATTGCTATCAAAGCTGTCTTGGGTCTTGGCCCCAATAGTAGGATTATTCCTTGATTACCAAACAAATCATTCCCACTCActcttatattctttctttaCATAATTTTTCTCAAAGGAAAATTCGTTGAACATAACAAGAAAGAGGTGCAAATGCCAAATTGTCAATCCTACATTACTCCACTTCTGGCATGTAAAGAGGATGTCTACTAGGGTGGGCAAAGTGTTAAATATAATTTACATTACATCAATGCTTGAAAATCATTAGAAATTCTAACTAAGTTAAGTAAAAGCATATGGTATTACTCATTGTGATGACCTAATTTGTATCAACTAGATACAGGTTGGGTATCATAAAGGAGAATAATACCGATCTAGATTACTATCTTGTATCTTAGCCGTAAAAATGTGAAGAATCTTAAACTTCTAGTACATTTGTCGTCATTGTAGTTTTGAGCAATTTTTAAGCATCATTCATTGTAGATGTGATACTTCTCACCCTAGCTATCACTTGTTTATAAAGAGAGGATAACATTGAAGAAATTAAAACGAGAGAAGGTGCTGACGCTGCTCTAGGCACCAAGTCTTTGGTGAAATAGTGTTTCTTGTATTATATactcttatatttttgtttaaaactcGGTATTCAGCTCTAGAACCGATTAATCCGAGGAAATTATATACTCTTATATAAATAGCGTGTCTTGTATTATTTAAAAGTCCCTTGATGAAAGGTTAATTTTACATATGAAATAGTGTGTCTTGTATTATATACTCCTGTATGAATAATACTAGCTAGCACATCAAAAAGTACGCAATAATTGGCAATATACAAAACCATTTCGCACTAATTTACTTAGTTTAAATCATCATTTCATTCTCTAATGCATGATTAAAgggcaaaaaaacatatttttatgaaACTACTATTGAAAGATAGACTTGTTATCTTTGTGCAAATCATATCAAGGTTTTCCAAAGTAACattgaagaagaaaattctCTCTTCATTCCATTTGCATCCAATATACATAAATTAATTGATGGAGACTAATCAAACTTAAAGCTTGATACACTCACTTTGAAATTCTCTATATATGCAATCTTTATCAATATCCTCTTTGTTCACTGCACTTCaataacaatatttttaacaTCAAGAAacgaaggaaaaaaaataggttttttGAGGGTTTGGGAAGAATTGACAAATTTTTCACatcattttttataatacaTAGGATAGGATTACTATCAAATAATTACAACCGTTTGAAGTATTTAATCTTAACTTATAATGAAAAGTTTATGTGAGTTGGGTTTAAGAGGCTCATTAAAATCAAGACATACCTCAGGACTCAAAGAATGTTAATAGAGGTATCACCAATCAAAAAAATTCTCATGCTAACAACAGAAGTGGAACTCACgtttttgcttatataaaaaaaaaaacgttctTGTAGGGTATAAATCAACCCGATTGTAacaaattgtaccaaaaaaaaaaaaaaaatcaacccgATTGTTATGTTGTTATGAATCAATCTTCAATTAGATAATCATAACTATTTCCAAAGTGAGATAGTATATAATTATATGCTACTTCCTCTCTTCCATTTTAGATGACCTACTTTGACCAAGTGCACTCACATATatttgttttgaccatatttttctaataatatataaatgtaaatattagcatatttgttttgatgagtatttttaaaatattaattttttttttataatttttacaaatagacaattaaaaatattaaaaattctGCATTAACATGTATGCAATATGAGTCAAAAAATGTATGCAGTAATCAactatataatttatttttggacgAAGAAAGTATTAATTTGTTGACGGTGATGAAAACCAAAAGAAGAGGAATGTAATGGTGGCCTTCGTTTAGGGTTAGGTACATGGCGTAAACGAAAATAACGAATATTTGATTTTACTATGTTTTTagttagatttttattttcttttactatcTTTTAGTccgatttattattttttaatttttctcaaCTATTTATTCTAAGTTTAGCGCTCACgcagtataaaaaaaaaaaaaaaagtttggcgCTTGCTAAATCTATTGTTTTCGGACTGCGTCAGTATACGTGAATTGTGATTCCTACCTTCTTTCGTGTTGCAGAATGTCAATGGAGGAAAGTGGGAAACGGCTGAAATCGGAATTGGGATCGGAATCGAGCGGGAAACGGCTGAAACCGGAACAGGAACAAAAATTGGAACAGAAACTGAAATCAAAACCCGATGAAAATCTTGTGGAGAGGGACATCACTGCTAATGGAAAAACTGAATATTTTGTTTGTGATTAATTTTTTCACTGCTAatgacaaagtaaaaaaaacccGTGGATAGGGTATATTTATAACCCAAACTATAAGTATATTTCTAAAAGTAGCATGTATGTGATGAATGAGGAGATGAATGCTGCACTTAAAGACTATACAAAGCGTTCCCGTGGCCTAAGTGTACgtatgtactccctccgtcccaaattgagTGCAATATAGTCAACTGTGTCACTCAATTTGAGACGGAGAGAGTATCTATctatttgaattttgttttcaatatttcactctgttaattttaatttattcttgaTAACAACAATGCAGCCATACGATGCTATCGCCCCTCCGCCAATTGTTGTTTTATTTGGCGGGATTCGGCCCCTTCCCATAAACAATGATAATCGCGCTACTCTCACGGCCTTCTGTAACCTTGCTTTGAGCGATTACAATGAACGTATTAAGGGTTCAACTTTTGTGTTTCATCAACTTGTCAAGTGTACCTTTGCTCTCTCTTCTCTTAGTGGCTATTACATTACCTTTCAAGCAAAAccagaagaaaaagaaggatcCTGCTGCTATAACAACTTTTCAGGCCCTAGTATGGGAGCGTAGAAACGAACCACCTGACTGAGGTCAAAGAgtgtaaaattaaaatcattagtACACAGTattcatattttaatgtaatcACTTATTGACAATCACATACTACAGTTTTGGTGATTTGAGAAATTTTATTCCTTGTTTACTTTGTTTAAGCGTGAGAGTTTCTCCGTAAATAGAGATATTTTATAGCACTATAGGCACCAATACGTTTGATATGAGTGCAATTAATGTTCCGTAAATAGAGACATTTTATAGCGCTATACTATAGGCACGGATACGTTTCATATGAATGCAATTAatgtcaaaaaatttaaattaatgtaTTCTTAAAAGAATTTGTTAATCGACCCATTTACATCCGATTtacataataaattaataatgataAATCAAACCCAAAACTTAATTAGTATGTTCACACACGTTAAAATTTATTTAGCAATTTTGATCGTGCAACTAAAGAACTAAAACAAGATGTATTGCAGCCTTACGATGAACTTAGAAGGGGACCACACTGCATGCACGGTAGAAAAGACAATCGTATGTCAAATACTCCCTCagattctatatataaaaaagtgtcttttaaattcattataaaatatattctaaaaagcaatttttttcatatatagaACAGAAGGGAGTACATAAATGGCTTattcaataataaataattgaaatggCATTTTAAACAGACATCACAAAAGGCAAcaatgttaaaaaaaacaactcTTACTTGCAATACACGTTTGTGATGAAACCAAACTCTAttcacaacaacaataatagcTAAATACTACTAGTATTTAATAACATTGATTCTTAGTCTTACACATTCTACACTCCAACAGTAACCTCACATGATGGAAACTCAAGTGTAGTAGTAGAATCTAAAGCCTGTGCATAATCA
This genomic interval from Trifolium pratense cultivar HEN17-A07 linkage group LG6, ARS_RC_1.1, whole genome shotgun sequence contains the following:
- the LOC123890296 gene encoding fasciclin-like arabinogalactan protein 15, producing the protein MEYPNSIYGLFFILFLIPIHSAFTHNSTSTVQINSNSILVALLDSHYTELAELVEKALLLQKLEEAVGNHNITIFAPRNQALERDLDPEFKRFLLEPRNLKSLQMLLMSHILPSRIASHHWPENSLRHQTLSNHRLHLTTNPSGKKSVDSAEILRADDVLRPDGVIHGIERLIVPRSVQEDFNRRRNLRDISAILPEGAPEVDPRTNRLKKPAPVPAGAPPVLPIYDALAPGPSLAPAPAPGPGGPRHHFNGERQVKDFIQTLLHYGGYNEMADILVNLTSLATEMGRLVSEGYVLTVLAPNDEAMAKLTTDQLSEPGAPEQIIYYHIIPEYQTEESMYNAVRRFGKISYDTLRLPHKVVAQESDGSVKFGHGDSSAYLFDPDIYTDGRISVQGIDGVLLPPEEENEDESASISRAKIPLVKVATKPRRGKLLELACSMVGVCS